The Methylomonas sp. UP202 DNA window CGGCAATATCTACAGCGTCGCTTACGGCCCAATCAGCGACTAAATCAACTTCATTACCGTAGTCGGATGAACTGACACTCCATACCGCCGGATCGTCCAGCTGGTAATTCAAATAAATTAAATTAACGGTAACGCTTTCAGTCGGCGACAACACCAATCTCGTAGTATTAGTGATAAGATCGGTATTATCAAATATAAACTCGCCATTAATTTCACCTTGAAACCAAGTGCCCCAAGTTTTAAACCCGAAATTCATGAAGTCAAAACCTCTTTGCATGTAAGCATAGCGATAACTTAGCGTCGGCTGCCAAGGAGTTTCTGAAAAACGGTATTCAATTTGACCAAAACCGCCGGAAATGGATTTTTCACCCATATCCCCGTACCAATAAAGAGTCGGATTATTCGGATCAACGTCGGTTAACTTATTGTTAAGCTGATAAACATATTCAGTGCTAATCGATAAATCAGGCAATTCATGCGGCAATGGCTTAAAGTCCAACCGAAAGTCATACGCATCGGTGACAGCAGTCAAACTGCCACCATAATGATCATCGTTAATATAGCTGAATCCGACATTAACAACATCCTTATAATTATATTCCATATTCATCCCTGTATATCTCTTCCGATTCTCCGGATTTCTGGGATTGTTTTCCAAATAAAAGCCTTCGAATTTCAGGCCTTTGAAGTTAATGCGGGCAATCAGTGTATTGACAAAGACCGTTCTCGAGCCTATCCAATAAGAACCTCGAAAACCACCATCGTCGGTACCGTTTGCCAATAACAAGCCGGTTCCCAACTTGTAATCTTGAGACCCGGCTGAAAAGTCAATCGCGTCCTGTCCCAATGCTTCAAATAATTTGCCGGACTTCCAGCCGATATGCATTTGTTCCGCCATCATCCATTCTTTAAAGTCCGGGTAAGGGGCATAATCATCTCTAGAGGAATGTGGGTGCCCCCTAAAAGTAATACCAGAAGGATCGTGTCCAAGCATCGCGCTATAAATCATACTAAAATCGCTGTATAGCTGACTGCCCTCGCCCAGATTCAGCCCCCCGCGTATTTCCGGCTCGAAAGTATGTTCCCAATAAATATTACTTAACTTATCCGCGCCAGGGTCTCCGGAGCGTTCGTTAATTTCCCCCAAGGCCGCCATTTGAACTTGCATTCTGCCGGAAAGAAAGCCATATTCTCCTTGATACACAGAATATTCCGCGCTTGCCGAAGACGCCGTCAGCGAAATAGTAATAAAAAAAATCCGCCGCCATGGATTTTGGTTTAAAAATGAATTAATCTTCATCTTCAGGCGTGCTTGTTGCAGTATAACCAGCTTGATTGCTCGTCCATTCCATGCAAACATAATCTACGGAAAACTCGGTGGGCAGCGTAATTTCCAATAACTCTTCCGGCGACATTTCCAATACAGCCTGATTGTCGAATTTATATGGAAACGGTTTATAACCAACGAAATCGCGACTTAACGCGACAATTCGCTTTAAGGTACCTGGAAAACGCTTTTCCCACGCTAACGCGGCTGTCTGTACCGAACGCATTTTATCGATTAAATATTTATTGGGAATTGGGCACTTCCGATGATCGGCAACTAAAAACTTTGTCGCTGTTTCATTTGCCGGAAAAAGCGGGTACCAAGAACAGTCCATAGGCTTAAAATCCCCGTTTTTACAAGGCTTTGAACATATAGCGTGAAGATTGTCTTGAAAAGCCAAATGATCGGTTTTCAGATCTACTTCGCCAGCCAACTCATATTCACCAGGCAACAGCATAATCCAATTACCACCGCGGAATTTACAGCAGGCGTATCCGCAGAGCGCTTGGCGCTCCATGCATGCCGAGAAAACACCGTCATCATTTAAAACTGTATTTCCCGTGTTGTACATAAACCGCTATTGACCTATTTAAGCAATGCCATAACCGAGGATGAATAAATGTGTAACAGTTAGATATTGATTACTTATCCTTCACGACATCCGAAGCGCATAATAAAATTATTCCGATGAATGGGGTGAACAGCAAAGAACCGAATAAATACCCCCAAAAGCCAAACTTTTTATTTCTCCCCAAAAACGCGATAAACCAGCTGACAAGCACATAAACTAGCGAAATTACGATTACCATAAACCCCTCTATTCGACCAGGACAAAACGCCCATCAACTATCTGCTTGATATATATTTCTTTATTGCTAGCCAAGCCATTTTTGTCAAAAAAATATCCGCCGTAACCTTGCGCGTAACCATATTTCAACGTTGAAGCCACTTGAATAGGGTTGCTGCTCCCGGTCTTTTGAATAGCATCGGCTAAAACCCGTATCGCCTCGTAGCCCTGATAAGCGCTATAGCTACCCTCTACGCCATATGTGCTCTTGAATTTTTCGTTAAATTCATTTTTTCCCGAAAAAATCGATGCTACATAGGTTTGATTCGCAGTTTGGTTAGACCAATCCCATATTTTTAGGATATCCAGACCGTCCCCTCCAATAATCGGCTTATTAACCCCCATTTCACGCAATTGCTCAATCATTTTAGCCGCATGCTCTTCCGCAGCCGCCATCACAACCGCGTCAAAATCCTTATTCATCAAATCGTAAATCATTCCTTTATAATCGGATTGCTCCACGAAAAACGATCGAGCGGCTACGATTTCCAGCGGTGGCTCAACTTGGGCGGAAAAACGCTGATACAAATTTAAACCATACAAATTCCTAGAAAATACCAGCAAAAGCTTATTCCAGTTTCTTTCCTTAGAAAATTTAATTAATTTACCAACAAAAAATTCCTCGGTTGGAATAATGCTAAAAGTATATATAAAGTTATGCTCCGTCAACAAATCAGCAGTGGCTGCCGTAGAAATGAATAAAATACCGTTATATTCGTAAGTAATCGAGGCTGGTATTGCGGATGCCGAAGAAGAATGCCCTACGACCGCGACAATTTTATGATCCTCCGCGATGCTTAGCCTCGAGTCCTGCGCACTATCATCAGTCGTATCGTCATACTCGTGAATAACCAATTTAGCCTTAACCTTTTTATCATCCAATTTAAGCACAAGCCCTTGTTCATTTACTTCCTTTACGGCAAGGTTAACGCCATCCATAAAAGCTCTATCGCTGTCCAGCCAAACCGCTGCGACATGAATCTCGCCATCCCCTTGATTAGCAATGTCCGAACGCGTATTCAACGAATAGTCGTAGGTTAATGTGTACGAAAAAAAGCCTCTGTAAATTCCAAAAGAAATACCGAAAAATAATACAACGTGAAAAATGGTCCGTAAAGTTGCCTTTATATTTCTAAGTATACTAACCTGTATGCGCATCTTTATTGCCCGGACTCACCACCAATGATAATAGGCAATTGATTACCGCCATTACCAATAATGACAGTTTTCGCATTATTCGATTCAGCTAATGCACGCGTCGCCTCTATACCCTTCCATTTCAAAACGTCATTATTCAAAGATTGACTGATTCGAGTATTGTAGTTATATATCCCATCCGCCTCGATTTTCTTTCTTTCCGCCTCCTGCGTTTCTCTCGCCAACTTATATTGATAGGCTTCGGATAATTGCTTCTGCTCGATCTTTGCCTCAATTGCATCCTCGACTTGTTTGGGTAAGATTACTTGCTGTAAAACAACATCCTGAATATAAATGTAATTTTTTTCTACTTCGGACGCCGCTTGAACGATAATGTTATGCAGACTTTCCCCTTTGGTCGTATAAATATCACTAACAGAGGTTTTACCGGCATGTACCCGAAGCGTATGATCAACTTCCGGTATAACAATTTTTTCCAGGTAATCCGGTCCAATTTTTTGATGCAATATACCGACCGAATCACGCTCCGGATAGTAGCGTATCGAAACTATAAGCTCTATTCTTAATCCTTCTTGAGTAAGCACCGAGAGTGAGTGTCCTTGTTGCTGAACCCTAGTGTTGTAAATCGCCATAGAGTTCCAAGGAAAAATTATGTGGAACCCTTCCTTATACACTCTATCGGTAACGGTACCGCCAGCGAACCTCTTATATAGAACGCCCGCCTCACCCGCCTTGATAGTAATAAACATCGTCTGATAAAAATACGCAACGACTAATAAAACAATAATCGTAGAGGTGATTACGGCAGGTAGAAAGCGCTTCATCGTTTAAATTGAGCTCAGAGTTAAATATGAAGCTCATGCCTCAAAGGAAATTAAAAATGAGCCAATCGCGGTCAGTCGTTGATAACGAACCGCGATCCGCTCATCGTTATATTTTTAATTCTCAAAAGATCAGGCAGTTACTTTTTTAGCGTCAGAGGATGCCGCCACGGCTTTACCCTCTTTAAATTTTTCGGAATAGTAGGCTCTAACTTGTTCTGGGTCGAATGTCAGAAAAGTACCGCCCGATTCAAAATGTTGAATAAAGACTTTACCAACCGCATAAGTCGAGGCACCGGCAATCAACGGCAAACTCACCGCACCGACCGTTGAACCGACAACCGGTATCGATTTAAATAAACTCATGACCAGTGGCGTTACCGAAGTCGGAAAGCTACCACCTATTAAAGCGGCCAAAGCATTTTTGCCCTTACCCTCCATAAAAGTCACGCCATAAAGATGGCTTAATCTTCTCAGCATCTCCAGTTGTATACCGGATACCGCCAAAAAATCAAAAATAGGCACTGGCACTAAACCAGCAGCCATCGAAGCATACATGCTTTTCTTTACCAAATCATGAGCAGCATCTATTGCATTATCAGTTTTTACTAAGTCAGTCATTACATCACACCTCGGTAATTTGCGAAAAATCAAACCTCACTGCTATTCAACAAATCGATACATCGATAGCAAGCAAGACGAAATATTACAATTCATGACAAAAGGCGGTGTACGCATAACAGAATGCAACCGAACATTGCCACGACTCCTCTACAATAAGCAACCCAATACCAATTGCTTAACACTTTTATTCAAACTATCAATATCAAACCTCCTTCAGAAACAGCCACTTCTAAAACACCACCAGTATTTTCCATTCTTTAAAATGCGAAAGATGGAATAAAAACCATGCTCCAGATATTGCCAATCGTTACTACCAAATATTGATATCCTCCATTAGAGAGAGAATTTAAAATATAACCTCCATACTTTAGAAACAACTCAATAAATTCGGTTTTATATCGATTGCGATGTATTGACCCTAGTATACCTTTATCAGTTGTTGAACCGGCATATCTTTAGGATCCAACGAAACGATCGTGAATAAGTCATTTAACACTCTAAACGAATCCCTGTTCCAGGTAACGTACCCCCCATCGTTGAGATCCGCTATCTTATATTGGTTTCCGTTATATTCTACTTCCAAACCTGAGTCCACTAATTGCGCACCTTCAGACCATTGCAGAGTCAAAATTGGCCTGCGCTCGGTTTCCGGAACATCCTGCAAGTTTTGACCGGAAGCCAACCAACGCTCAAAATGTTTTTGCGCCAGTCCCAACGCCCCTAAAACACCGTCGAATGAGCGCATGACAAAAGAAACCTTAGGAATGCCGTCGCTTACTCCAAGCACAAACGGACTGTCTTCCCAAAAACCGTACTCGTGCGAAGAGTACAATTTTTCTAATAACGGCAAGGCCTCGGGCGGAATAGTCAACACATTTTGGCCATTTTCAGTATCGATTCTTAGGACTTGCTGCAACTGCATTTGTCTAGCAAGACCCGCCAAGCGTAAAAAATTTCGAAAATTCTTGGGTTGGTCCTGATCGGCGATATTGTTTAAAACCAATCTTTTTCCTGACGGATAATCGAGAACAATTGAGACAACCAAAATACGCATTAGTTGATTAACCGGTACACCTTGCCTTAATTGTTCGAAAAAAATCCTACTATCGACCGGTGTATACGCGGTTTTGGCAAACGAAGCACCGCTCAACGGCGCGAAGGAGAAGGTCGGCGATTCAGTCGCGCTTAAGCCCACAGTACCTGTAAAACTAAATACCTTAGTAGCGAGAGTAGCCAACGATGCCAGCGCGGCAACCAACGGCATCGATGTATTGGTGTGGGTTGTCTGCGTACCGACAGTTGCTCCAAAGGAAAACGACGCGTTGACGCCTGACATCTGTAGAAAATGTGACGGAACGGAATTCGCTCTACGCGCCAAGTTTAGCAACATTTGCTCGTCGGACAACGACGCATGATTTTCCGAAACGTCCCGGAATTCGCTTTTCAAGGCCGCGCCGCCACATCCGGACGTAGCGAGCGATATTGCAAGTAACGAAACCAAATAACCCGACTTTTTTCTATTTATTATCTTCAACTTATGCCTCCTCTGTATAAATTTTTCACTCTTCGGTACGGCCGTAAATTTATGTATAAAGCTATCAACTCTAAGTGAATTCGTATTATTTTATTAACCCAAAAGCCAGTGGAGCTTATGTATTAACGTTTTCTTCTTCCCTCAGCTGCCCCATGTCGACAACCAATAAGCGGTCACAATGGGTAAAATATTTTTCGTCGTGAGTAACAACAATCACGGTCTTTTGTTTTTCCTTCAACTTTTGCAAAATAACATCATAAAAAAACTGACGAAACTCTGGATCTTGGTCGGCAGCTACTTCATCGAACACATAAATAGCTTTATCTTCCAAGAGAGCAATTACCAAGGCCAAACGTTTTTTCTGCCCGGTCGATAAATTAATATTGGTGAACCTGCCATTCTTGAAGCCGGTTTTCTTCTCCAAACCCATTAGAATCAAATATTCGTTGACCATTTCGACATCAACATTTTTCTGCCCGTAAAATCGGTCAAATAAATGAAAGTCGGTGAAAATAATCGAAAAAAGGCTTCTATAATCAATCAATAAGTCATTTCCTATGGTCTTATTGTCTACGATGATCGCGCCCGAACTCGGCTCGTATAAGCCCGTCACCAGCTTAAGAATAGTCGATTTTCCGCTACCGTTACCGCCACGAATAAAAACAAGCTCGCCTCTGTTCAAGTTCAAACTGAAGGGGCCTACAGAAAACGGCCGCCCCTGGTCTGTGTTCGGATAACTAAAATATAGTTGACTGATGGAAATCCGATTAAAATAATCCGGAGAAACAAACGCGCGTTGTCCACTTGAAACACTTTCCTGCGCGACATTCAATTGCGACTCCAATTGATGCAAAAAATCGATCGCCACATTCGCTCTAGCCATGCTAGGAACCATATCGATAATGACGACGATGGGCCCCATGATAAAAAATATAATCGTAGTGATCGACATAATTTTATCGGCCGTTAAACTACTTAACTGCGGCAATAAAAACACAACCGATGCCATTAAAATATAAAAATATAACTGCGCATAAAGTTGCAAATTGACATTACTAATGTCGGTCGACACATTATTCCGCCAAGCTTCTTCCGAAACCTGCCTCATATAATTGCCATATAAGTCATCCGTCTTTTCCCGGTTGATCTTCAGTTCCTTAAAGCCGTCCAACACATGTTGCATATAAGCAAAATATTCATTATCTTTTTCCATGGCTTGTTGCATCGAAACGCTGATCGATTGAACGAGGACATAAATACTTATCATGGCGCCGGCGATACAGACCAAGGCCATCATCAACGCCATCTTCGAAATCGTCGCCATATAAATGAAAGAGCAAATCAACATCACAGTAGCTGGAACACCTTCGGCAAGTCGATGCGCCGCTTGGGAAATCAACTCGGTCTTTTCCGATAACAACGAAAGAATCTGCGACTTGCCTATAGACTCATAAGACAGAAGCTTTATTCCTCGCAACAAATACAATACGCGTGTTCTATAATCAAAAATTCCACCCTGTACTAACTCGGTGATCCTATGCGTCACATAACGCTTAGAGACAAAATATAAAGCCACCGACAACACAAATAAAATGAATAAACGTTCGTCCAAATCCGGCTTATCAAAGTCTTTTGCCGCGGCATTCAAGATTACCAACGTCAAAGCGTTAATAATCCCCGATATTAACGCGGAAGAAACCAATAAAAATTTTTTTTCTTGGTTTTGTATATTTATAAATTCCAACAATTTAGGCCGAAACAGGCCCAATTTTCCCGTCATCTTGTTGTTAACTTTTTTTAAATTGATAAATAAACCGATTAAAACGCAACACCCATCGCCAGGGAAACAAATTCATCGCTTGGATTACAAAGCCCCGTATCGTTTGGAAACGGCGGCGCCAAGGCTTCACTTTCCAAAAATGATTGCAGGAGCATACATAACCTTCACCTTGCGCAATAACCTCGTGCCACCATTGAGTCGGTATAAACAAGAGCTGGCCGGGGCTTAGTACCACCTCAAACCGATCCGCGGCCGCCTTACTAAAATCGGGATAGGCGTCAAGATCGGGGGCTAGGCTATTCACCTGACTCACCCAGAATGGTAGAACATCGTAAAATCCAAATGGGTAAAGATGCTTGCTTTGTTTCGGCGGATACAAAACCACTCGTTTTTCGCCGTGCATCATGATCAACGTACCGTCGCCGGGATCGAAATGCATCGGTTCGACATGGCCAGAAGCTCCTAACCACAAATTTAACGAAGCCTCCGGAATAATCGGCTCGAATCCTAAGGTTTCAGTTAAAAACCGCATTTCATCGGCAATCGTTTTGACGGCCTCGCTATCGCCGATAGGGTTTTGCGCCAAATACAAATTCCTGGATTTTGCACTGCCATCGCGTAAATGCGCGGCAAAATCGCCCATCGTCATCTGAATATGGTCACAATACTTCGTCCATTCTCTTCTCGGTGCATCAAAATGGCCCGATCCGTAATCGCGTACTTGAAATTTCCGTCCATCTAAATGCTTACATAAAAAATCCAGATCCCAATCGACGGTTTCGGCCAAAAAGTCCGTGATAACCAGCGGTTTTCCGGGAACTCGATATTTCCGATTGAATTCTTCCCGGTTTAATTCGGCAACGCTTAAACGATCGATGGGTTTGCCAGCACTGGGTGCATTAGTCATCACTTCCCTCATGGGCTTCGGATT harbors:
- a CDS encoding ATP-binding cassette domain-containing protein; translated protein: MTGKLGLFRPKLLEFINIQNQEKKFLLVSSALISGIINALTLVILNAAAKDFDKPDLDERLFILFVLSVALYFVSKRYVTHRITELVQGGIFDYRTRVLYLLRGIKLLSYESIGKSQILSLLSEKTELISQAAHRLAEGVPATVMLICSFIYMATISKMALMMALVCIAGAMISIYVLVQSISVSMQQAMEKDNEYFAYMQHVLDGFKELKINREKTDDLYGNYMRQVSEEAWRNNVSTDISNVNLQLYAQLYFYILMASVVFLLPQLSSLTADKIMSITTIIFFIMGPIVVIIDMVPSMARANVAIDFLHQLESQLNVAQESVSSGQRAFVSPDYFNRISISQLYFSYPNTDQGRPFSVGPFSLNLNRGELVFIRGGNGSGKSTILKLVTGLYEPSSGAIIVDNKTIGNDLLIDYRSLFSIIFTDFHLFDRFYGQKNVDVEMVNEYLILMGLEKKTGFKNGRFTNINLSTGQKKRLALVIALLEDKAIYVFDEVAADQDPEFRQFFYDVILQKLKEKQKTVIVVTHDEKYFTHCDRLLVVDMGQLREEENVNT
- a CDS encoding prohibitin family protein, with product MKRFLPAVITSTIIVLLVVAYFYQTMFITIKAGEAGVLYKRFAGGTVTDRVYKEGFHIIFPWNSMAIYNTRVQQQGHSLSVLTQEGLRIELIVSIRYYPERDSVGILHQKIGPDYLEKIVIPEVDHTLRVHAGKTSVSDIYTTKGESLHNIIVQAASEVEKNYIYIQDVVLQQVILPKQVEDAIEAKIEQKQLSEAYQYKLARETQEAERKKIEADGIYNYNTRISQSLNNDVLKWKGIEATRALAESNNAKTVIIGNGGNQLPIIIGGESGQ
- a CDS encoding ABC transporter substrate-binding protein, with translation MNTRSDIANQGDGEIHVAAVWLDSDRAFMDGVNLAVKEVNEQGLVLKLDDKKVKAKLVIHEYDDTTDDSAQDSRLSIAEDHKIVAVVGHSSSASAIPASITYEYNGILFISTAATADLLTEHNFIYTFSIIPTEEFFVGKLIKFSKERNWNKLLLVFSRNLYGLNLYQRFSAQVEPPLEIVAARSFFVEQSDYKGMIYDLMNKDFDAVVMAAAEEHAAKMIEQLREMGVNKPIIGGDGLDILKIWDWSNQTANQTYVASIFSGKNEFNEKFKSTYGVEGSYSAYQGYEAIRVLADAIQKTGSSNPIQVASTLKYGYAQGYGGYFFDKNGLASNKEIYIKQIVDGRFVLVE
- a CDS encoding cupin-like domain-containing protein produces the protein MTNAPSAGKPIDRLSVAELNREEFNRKYRVPGKPLVITDFLAETVDWDLDFLCKHLDGRKFQVRDYGSGHFDAPRREWTKYCDHIQMTMGDFAAHLRDGSAKSRNLYLAQNPIGDSEAVKTIADEMRFLTETLGFEPIIPEASLNLWLGASGHVEPMHFDPGDGTLIMMHGEKRVVLYPPKQSKHLYPFGFYDVLPFWVSQVNSLAPDLDAYPDFSKAAADRFEVVLSPGQLLFIPTQWWHEVIAQGEGYVCSCNHFWKVKPWRRRFQTIRGFVIQAMNLFPWRWVLRFNRFIYQFKKS
- a CDS encoding DUF697 domain-containing protein, with protein sequence MTDLVKTDNAIDAAHDLVKKSMYASMAAGLVPVPIFDFLAVSGIQLEMLRRLSHLYGVTFMEGKGKNALAALIGGSFPTSVTPLVMSLFKSIPVVGSTVGAVSLPLIAGASTYAVGKVFIQHFESGGTFLTFDPEQVRAYYSEKFKEGKAVAASSDAKKVTA